The following proteins are co-located in the Robbsia betulipollinis genome:
- a CDS encoding methyl-accepting chemotaxis protein — protein sequence MLTPNFRHMRVGTRFALLACLAAAAIVATFTIAVTHAAGEQVDAHAMSRIEHDDRAIASMVGQYDKAVRAEVTRSMTLFESFLPAPFALDASQPVDVAGAATPTLRAGATALNLDFAIPDTFLARSGAISTVFARRGDDLVRVTTSLKKQDGTRALGTVLDRQGAAYAQIMANRPYTGIAELFGKQYITQYKPLADAAGHIIGALFVGVDISAESVALLQDIRGMEVGGSGYYFVLDASAGPNRGTLLVHPGGVGQVADERVAPFAKMLEMHQGRLSFTADDSAHVASPDPKVHDGAKEIVFRSVPEWHWLVGGIAYRDDLLAELHALRNRYLLIGLLVIVMLVTVLLLAVRAMINRPLDAATQAATQLAAGDLSVRLATHRQDDVGRLMQAIDGVGGGLAQIVRQVRDASAEILGNTERIAAGGSDIASRVSSQAASLEQTAASMEEMTSMVQQNAANTLQADALAGAAADAARSGGETVRRMMATMGDIETSSRGIAEITSVIEGIAFQTNILALNAAVEAARAGEHGRGFAVVAAEVRALAQRSASAVREIDVLVAASAGKVASGYRSAEDANRTMTGIVEQVARVTALIGEIGVASREQSGGIEQVNQAVTQIGEATQQNAALVGDNEQATLALRDQAGRLSRAVAVFTV from the coding sequence ATGCTCACTCCGAATTTCCGTCACATGCGCGTCGGCACCCGCTTCGCGCTGCTCGCCTGCCTGGCCGCCGCGGCAATCGTTGCCACCTTCACGATCGCCGTGACGCACGCCGCGGGCGAACAGGTCGACGCGCACGCAATGTCGCGGATCGAACACGACGACCGGGCGATCGCGTCGATGGTGGGCCAGTACGACAAGGCGGTGCGCGCCGAGGTGACCCGCTCGATGACGCTGTTCGAGAGCTTTCTGCCCGCCCCGTTCGCGCTGGACGCGAGCCAGCCGGTCGACGTCGCCGGCGCCGCCACGCCCACGCTGCGCGCAGGCGCCACGGCGCTGAATCTCGATTTCGCGATCCCCGACACCTTCCTCGCGCGCAGCGGTGCGATCTCGACCGTTTTCGCGCGCCGCGGCGACGATCTGGTCCGCGTGACGACATCGCTGAAGAAGCAGGACGGCACGCGCGCGCTCGGCACCGTGCTCGACCGTCAGGGCGCCGCCTACGCGCAAATCATGGCGAACCGTCCGTACACCGGCATCGCCGAACTGTTCGGCAAGCAATACATCACCCAATACAAGCCGCTCGCCGACGCCGCGGGTCATATCATCGGCGCGCTGTTCGTCGGTGTGGACATCAGCGCCGAGAGCGTCGCGCTGCTGCAGGATATTCGCGGGATGGAGGTGGGCGGCAGCGGCTACTACTTCGTGCTCGACGCGTCCGCCGGCCCGAACCGGGGCACGCTGCTGGTGCACCCGGGCGGCGTCGGGCAGGTCGCCGACGAACGCGTCGCGCCGTTCGCAAAAATGTTGGAAATGCACCAGGGCCGGCTCTCCTTCACCGCCGACGACAGCGCCCATGTCGCCAGTCCCGACCCGAAGGTGCATGACGGCGCCAAGGAGATCGTGTTCCGCAGCGTGCCGGAATGGCACTGGCTCGTCGGCGGCATCGCCTACCGCGACGATCTGCTCGCCGAGCTTCATGCGCTGCGCAACCGTTATCTGCTGATCGGCCTGCTGGTGATCGTGATGCTGGTGACGGTGCTGCTGCTCGCCGTGCGGGCGATGATCAACCGGCCGCTCGATGCCGCGACGCAAGCCGCCACGCAGCTCGCGGCAGGCGACCTGAGCGTGCGCCTGGCGACTCACCGGCAGGACGACGTCGGCCGCCTGATGCAGGCGATCGACGGCGTCGGCGGCGGCCTCGCGCAGATCGTGCGGCAGGTGCGCGACGCGTCGGCGGAGATCCTCGGCAACACCGAGCGCATCGCCGCGGGCGGCAGCGATATCGCCTCGCGCGTGTCGAGCCAGGCGGCGAGCCTGGAGCAAACCGCCGCAAGCATGGAGGAAATGACGTCGATGGTGCAGCAGAACGCCGCGAACACGCTCCAGGCGGACGCGCTGGCGGGCGCCGCGGCCGATGCGGCCCGCAGCGGCGGCGAAACGGTGCGACGCATGATGGCGACGATGGGGGATATCGAGACATCCTCGCGCGGCATCGCCGAGATCACCTCGGTGATCGAGGGCATCGCGTTCCAGACGAACATCCTGGCGCTGAACGCGGCGGTGGAGGCGGCGCGCGCGGGCGAGCACGGCCGCGGCTTCGCGGTGGTGGCGGCCGAAGTACGCGCGCTCGCGCAACGCAGCGCGAGCGCGGTCAGGGAGATCGACGTGCTGGTGGCGGCCTCGGCCGGCAAGGTGGCCAGCGGCTACCGGAGCGCCGAGGACGCGAACCGGACCATGACCGGCATCGTCGAGCAGGTGGCGCGGGTCACGGCGCTCATCGGCGAGATCGGCGTGGCGTCGCGCGAACAGTCGGGCGGCATCGAGCAGGTGAACCAGGCGGTCACGCAGATCGGCGAGGCCACCCAGCAAAACGCCGCGCTGGTGGGCGACAACGAACAGGCGACGCTCGCCTTGCGCGATCAGGCAGGGCGCTTGAGCCGGGCGGTGGCCGTGTTCACGGTGTGA
- a CDS encoding DUF1810 domain-containing protein, which translates to MSEPIRHPSGNPHNASADPYRLRRFLDAQRPVRDAVHGELRDGQKRSHWMWFFFPQIRGLGHSAIAREFALESLDEARAYVAHPVLGAELREATRLVNAVEGRSIHQIFGSPDDMKFRSSMTLFALATADNHLFLDALSKYFQGESDKATLDLLT; encoded by the coding sequence ATGTCCGAACCGATCCGTCACCCGAGCGGCAACCCGCACAACGCGAGCGCCGACCCGTACCGCCTGCGGCGTTTCCTCGATGCGCAGCGGCCCGTACGCGATGCGGTGCACGGTGAATTGCGCGACGGGCAGAAACGCAGCCACTGGATGTGGTTCTTCTTTCCGCAGATACGGGGGCTGGGGCATAGCGCGATCGCCCGGGAGTTCGCGCTCGAATCCCTCGACGAAGCGCGCGCCTATGTCGCACACCCCGTTTTGGGCGCCGAACTGCGCGAGGCGACGCGTCTGGTCAATGCGGTCGAAGGCCGCTCGATCCACCAGATCTTCGGCAGCCCGGACGACATGAAATTCCGTTCGTCGATGACGCTGTTCGCACTCGCCACGGCGGATAATCACCTTTTTCTCGATGCGTTGAGCAAGTACTTCCAGGGCGAATCCGACAAGGCCACGCTGGACCTGCTCACGTGA
- a CDS encoding flavin reductase family protein, with protein MTDAQAVHYYDPAQGHGLPHDPFKAILAPRVIGWISSQDADARVNLAPYSFFGAFATFPYVIGFSSEGRKDSIENVEATGEFVWNMTSRPLAEKMNRTSAPVGHGVDEFELAGLTKAPGRAVRVPHVAESPAALECKLLQIIRLKTLDGTPMDNWLALGQVVGVHIRSEFLKDGLFDTVAAQPVMRAGYRGDYLGVGEAFELIRPTA; from the coding sequence ATGACCGATGCACAAGCCGTTCATTACTATGACCCCGCCCAAGGCCACGGCCTGCCCCATGACCCGTTCAAGGCCATTCTCGCGCCGCGCGTCATCGGCTGGATCTCGAGCCAGGATGCCGACGCACGGGTGAATCTCGCGCCCTACAGTTTCTTCGGCGCTTTCGCGACCTTCCCCTACGTCATCGGCTTTTCAAGCGAAGGCCGCAAGGACAGCATCGAGAACGTCGAGGCGACCGGCGAATTCGTCTGGAACATGACGAGCCGCCCGCTTGCGGAAAAGATGAACCGCACCTCGGCGCCGGTCGGGCATGGCGTCGACGAGTTCGAACTCGCTGGCCTGACCAAGGCGCCCGGGCGCGCGGTGCGGGTGCCGCATGTCGCCGAGTCGCCGGCCGCGCTCGAATGCAAGCTGCTGCAGATCATCCGCCTCAAGACGCTCGACGGCACGCCGATGGACAACTGGCTGGCGCTGGGGCAGGTCGTCGGCGTGCACATCCGCAGCGAGTTTCTCAAGGACGGTCTGTTCGACACCGTCGCCGCGCAACCGGTGATGCGCGCGGGCTATCGCGGCGACTACCTGGGCGTCGGCGAGGCGTTCGAGCTGATCCGGCCGACCGCCTGA
- a CDS encoding sulfite exporter TauE/SafE family protein, with protein sequence MAYTLVLFVGLVAGVLSGIIGTGSSMLLMPILVVFFGPQQAVPIMAIAAIFGNLGKVLAWWRVIDWRACAAYCATAVPGAALGVRTLLALPPHAVECALGLFFVTMVPARRWLARRDYRLSLRHLALIGGIVGFLTGIVVSTGPITVPVFMAYGLVKGAFLATEATGSLAVYGAKVTVFAHFGALPAHVVLSGLLIGASLMAGSFAARYIVMRMHPSTFKLIVDGLMLSSGLSLLWAAVR encoded by the coding sequence ATGGCCTATACCCTCGTGCTGTTCGTCGGACTCGTGGCCGGCGTGTTGAGCGGCATCATCGGGACAGGTTCTTCGATGCTGCTGATGCCGATACTGGTGGTGTTTTTCGGCCCGCAGCAGGCCGTCCCGATCATGGCGATCGCGGCGATCTTCGGCAATCTGGGCAAGGTGCTCGCGTGGTGGCGAGTGATCGATTGGCGGGCCTGCGCCGCGTATTGCGCGACGGCGGTGCCCGGCGCGGCACTGGGCGTGCGCACCCTGCTCGCGCTGCCCCCGCACGCGGTGGAATGCGCGCTGGGACTGTTTTTCGTGACGATGGTGCCGGCACGGCGCTGGCTGGCGCGGCGCGATTACCGGCTGTCGTTGCGCCATCTGGCGCTGATCGGCGGCATCGTCGGTTTCCTGACCGGCATCGTGGTGTCGACGGGCCCGATCACCGTTCCGGTCTTCATGGCGTACGGGCTGGTCAAGGGCGCATTCCTGGCCACCGAAGCGACCGGATCGCTCGCGGTGTATGGCGCCAAAGTCACGGTCTTCGCCCATTTCGGCGCCCTGCCCGCGCATGTGGTGTTGAGCGGCCTGCTGATCGGCGCGTCCCTGATGGCCGGTTCGTTCGCGGCGCGGTACATCGTCATGCGCATGCACCCAAGCACATTCAAATTGATCGTGGACGGGCTGATGCTGTCCTCCGGCCTTTCGCTGCTCTGGGCGGCGGTGCGTTAG
- a CDS encoding DUF3100 domain-containing protein, translating to MAHVTDAARTLPASEADGPSIAKLCFYAALILVIAQSIGALAFKVGPGKVVLLPMVWALLLGGVLGLASGRWHNRARLDEKTQFLAAAVLQPALLLFVAKLGLMVGGALPQLAKAGWALAFQELGHFVGTILLALPLALLLGIKREAIGATFSVGREPSLAIIGEKYGMDSAEGRGVLAEYLTGTVFGAVFIALFAGFVASLHVFDPLALAMGAGVGSGSMMAAASGAIAAQQTPELAKSVLTFAAASNLITTTIGTYFTLFISLPLAVRGYRVLEPVIGRTSRASATPRPAPALGEVVTAAPVLGFAGKLGAWLLTAAFALVCDRITHGTHPGEGLPGMLVMLGAVIVGDAICQLTGRRIPAVCWVSIVAMLLTSPWSPWAAQIGAWGARNDFLSIVTPMLTFAGLSIAKDVPAFRRLGWRIVLVSFVANAGTFLGAALIAQWFHV from the coding sequence ATGGCACACGTGACCGACGCAGCACGCACCCTCCCCGCGAGCGAGGCCGACGGCCCGAGCATCGCCAAGCTGTGTTTCTATGCCGCCCTCATCCTGGTCATCGCACAATCCATCGGCGCGCTGGCCTTCAAGGTGGGCCCGGGGAAGGTCGTCCTGTTGCCGATGGTCTGGGCCTTGCTGCTGGGTGGCGTGCTCGGGCTGGCGAGCGGCCGCTGGCACAACCGCGCGCGGCTCGACGAGAAGACCCAGTTCCTGGCCGCCGCGGTCCTGCAGCCGGCATTGCTGCTGTTCGTCGCCAAGCTCGGCCTGATGGTCGGCGGCGCGCTGCCGCAGCTGGCGAAGGCGGGCTGGGCGCTGGCCTTCCAGGAACTCGGGCATTTCGTCGGCACGATCCTGCTGGCGCTGCCGCTCGCGCTGCTGCTCGGCATCAAGCGCGAGGCGATCGGCGCGACCTTTTCGGTCGGACGGGAGCCGAGCCTCGCGATCATCGGCGAGAAATACGGGATGGACTCCGCCGAAGGCCGCGGCGTGCTGGCCGAATACCTGACCGGCACCGTGTTCGGCGCGGTTTTCATCGCGCTCTTCGCGGGCTTCGTCGCCAGTCTGCACGTGTTCGATCCGCTGGCGCTGGCGATGGGCGCGGGCGTGGGCTCGGGCAGCATGATGGCGGCCGCCTCCGGCGCGATCGCCGCGCAGCAGACGCCCGAACTGGCGAAATCGGTGCTGACCTTCGCCGCGGCCAGCAATCTGATCACCACCACCATCGGCACCTATTTCACGCTGTTCATCTCGCTGCCGCTCGCAGTGCGGGGCTACCGGGTGCTGGAGCCCGTGATCGGCCGCACCAGCCGCGCGTCCGCGACGCCGCGCCCGGCCCCGGCGCTGGGCGAGGTGGTCACGGCGGCGCCGGTCCTGGGCTTCGCGGGCAAGCTCGGCGCCTGGTTGCTCACCGCCGCGTTCGCGCTGGTCTGCGACCGGATCACGCACGGCACCCATCCGGGCGAGGGTCTGCCGGGGATGCTCGTCATGCTCGGCGCGGTCATCGTCGGCGACGCGATCTGTCAGCTCACGGGGCGCCGGATTCCGGCCGTGTGCTGGGTGTCGATCGTCGCGATGCTGCTGACCTCGCCCTGGTCGCCCTGGGCCGCGCAGATCGGCGCATGGGGCGCGAGGAACGATTTCCTGTCGATCGTCACGCCGATGCTGACCTTCGCGGGCCTGTCGATCGCCAAGGACGTCCCGGCGTTTCGCCGTCTGGGCTGGCGTATCGTGCTGGTGTCCTTCGTCGCCAACGCCGGTACCTTTCTCGGTGCGGCGTTGATCGCGCAATGGTTTCATGTCTGA
- a CDS encoding MDR family MFS transporter encodes MSVSPIEHDEPGGTPRADAPSLTPVGKQQRIAIFVGLILAMIMAALDQSIVSTALPTMVSDLGGLVHMTWVVTAFMLTSTVSAPLYGKFSDMYGRRPLFAVSILTFLGTSLLCGLARNMPQLIVFRGLQGLGAGGLITLSQTVIGSIVSARDRGRYQGLFTGAFAVSSVAGPLLGGIITSRLSWRWVFLLNIPIGLLSLALVLATLPAARAGRNDQPPSRQRHHIDFAGAGLLTAGTAAWLLLLNGSGATLRWTSPATLGLLAVGVLAFALFVPVERRAHEPIIDLALFRIAPFTISVFASGVMAFAMMGSLVFLPLYFQLVLGQSPAQAGMMMLPQVATMLLSSIIGGQVSSRTRRFSLLLAVGVALECLGLVLLATLAHFGATIPPFLLVLGLLGVGMGVGMPNATVVVQNAVPASALGTATATMSFVRSLGGSLGVALSGGVMALVLRRQLAALPTHIDVAALLEHGIGAIRQVPPALRGDLIGAYRHAIGASLITGGIMMSIALLLVLGLVRTTHGKAEA; translated from the coding sequence TTGTCCGTATCTCCCATCGAACATGACGAACCCGGCGGCACGCCACGCGCCGACGCACCCTCCCTCACGCCCGTAGGCAAGCAGCAGCGCATCGCCATTTTCGTCGGCCTGATCCTCGCGATGATCATGGCCGCGCTCGACCAGAGCATCGTCTCGACCGCCCTGCCGACGATGGTCAGCGACCTCGGCGGCCTGGTCCACATGACCTGGGTGGTGACGGCCTTCATGCTGACATCCACCGTGAGCGCGCCGCTGTACGGCAAGTTTTCGGACATGTACGGCCGGCGCCCGCTGTTCGCCGTCAGTATCCTCACCTTTTTGGGGACCTCGCTGCTGTGCGGTCTCGCCCGCAACATGCCGCAGCTGATCGTTTTCCGCGGGCTGCAGGGGCTGGGCGCGGGCGGCCTCATCACGTTGTCGCAGACCGTGATCGGCAGTATCGTCAGCGCGCGCGATCGGGGCCGTTATCAGGGGCTCTTCACCGGTGCGTTCGCGGTGAGCAGCGTCGCCGGCCCGCTGCTGGGCGGCATCATCACCAGCCGGCTGTCGTGGCGCTGGGTGTTCCTGTTGAACATTCCCATCGGCCTGCTGTCGCTCGCACTCGTGCTGGCGACCCTGCCGGCGGCACGCGCCGGACGGAATGACCAACCGCCATCCCGGCAACGACATCATATCGATTTCGCCGGCGCGGGGCTGCTGACCGCCGGCACCGCCGCCTGGCTGCTGCTGCTCAACGGCAGTGGCGCGACGCTGCGCTGGACGTCGCCGGCCACGCTCGGGCTGCTGGCCGTGGGCGTGCTGGCCTTCGCGCTTTTCGTGCCGGTCGAACGCCGCGCCCACGAACCGATCATCGATCTCGCGCTGTTTCGCATCGCACCGTTCACGATCAGCGTGTTCGCCTCGGGCGTCATGGCCTTCGCGATGATGGGGTCGCTGGTCTTCCTGCCGCTCTATTTTCAGCTCGTGCTCGGCCAGTCTCCCGCGCAGGCGGGCATGATGATGCTGCCGCAGGTGGCCACCATGCTGCTGAGCTCGATCATCGGCGGGCAGGTTTCGTCGCGTACGCGACGCTTCAGCCTGCTATTGGCCGTGGGCGTCGCGCTCGAGTGCCTGGGCCTGGTGCTGCTCGCGACGCTCGCGCACTTTGGCGCCACGATCCCGCCTTTTCTGCTGGTGCTGGGGTTGCTGGGCGTGGGCATGGGGGTGGGCATGCCGAACGCGACGGTCGTGGTCCAGAACGCGGTGCCGGCGAGCGCGCTCGGCACCGCCACCGCGACGATGTCTTTCGTGCGTTCGCTGGGCGGATCGCTGGGCGTCGCCCTCTCGGGCGGCGTGATGGCGCTGGTCTTGCGCCGGCAGCTCGCGGCGCTGCCCACGCATATCGACGTCGCCGCTCTGCTGGAACACGGGATCGGCGCGATCCGCCAGGTGCCGCCGGCGCTGCGGGGCGACCTGATCGGCGCGTACCGGCATGCGATCGGCGCGAGCCTGATCACGGGCGGCATCATGATGTCCATCGCCCTGCTGCTGGTACTCGGGCTGGTGCGCACCACCCACGGCAAGGCCGAAGCCTAG
- the recD gene encoding exodeoxyribonuclease V subunit alpha: MSEQLSFGLWDDDAPAVSAPAPVAGALHYATAGLPALLALLDDWARRGWLRELDRVFADFLAREAPDAAPLLILAAALASHQLGRGHVCLDLQATLADASFALSLPPEGDAPDDRPVLPGAFLAGLDLARWRAALVHPLLVGDADAVAPGAVAPGAAAPGAAAPGAGALQGVACATPLVRVGARLYLRRYWQYERQVRAAIGYRLTLGVEERAALPLPRLRAALDALFLSGAVVPGAPCPTAASHRPADWQKLACAMAAGQRFSIITGGPGTGKTTTVVTLLALLQSMALHGGGAARALRIRLAAPTGKAAARLNESIAQAVQRLPLDHFADAEALRAAIPTEVTTLHRLLGSRPDTRHFRHDARHPLSLDVLVIDEASMIDLEMMSAVLAALPRHARLVLLGDKDQLASVEAGAVLGELCRHAREGRYLPAQRDWLEAASGETVDPALLSPAGTPLDQAVAMLRESYRFTAHSGIGRLAEAVNAGAVRETRAVWSHGYPDLARISLPVRDTAAPDKTAASSHTAALRALVVDGAPTQFPNAGRDRRMGGTDGTDGTGNGADMRLPPPVGYRHYLDILRKTRPPLTDGEGGVPRTAAERQQAFDDWARNVLAAHGRFQVLCALRRGEHGVDGLNRRIAALLFADQLISSHEGWYLGRPVLVTRNDYGLGLMNGDIGITLALPHQAPGEASPRWILRVAFLTSDGRQGIKWVLPSRLQAVETVYAMTVHKSQGSEFAHAALVLPERLNPILTRELVYTGITRARHWFTLASAGTDHQVFEAAIERQVQRASGLIET, from the coding sequence ATGAGCGAACAGCTTTCCTTTGGTCTGTGGGACGACGACGCGCCGGCGGTCTCCGCTCCCGCGCCGGTCGCCGGCGCCCTGCATTACGCGACGGCCGGCTTGCCGGCGCTGCTGGCGCTGCTCGACGACTGGGCACGGCGCGGCTGGTTGCGCGAACTGGATCGCGTGTTCGCCGATTTCCTCGCGCGGGAAGCGCCCGACGCCGCGCCGCTGCTGATCCTGGCCGCGGCGCTGGCGAGCCACCAACTGGGCCGCGGGCATGTGTGTCTCGACCTGCAGGCGACGCTGGCCGACGCCAGCTTCGCGTTGTCGCTGCCGCCCGAGGGCGACGCGCCCGACGACCGGCCTGTGCTGCCCGGCGCCTTTCTCGCCGGTCTCGACCTCGCGCGGTGGCGTGCCGCGCTGGTGCATCCGTTGCTGGTTGGCGACGCGGATGCCGTAGCACCGGGGGCCGTAGCACCGGGGGCCGCAGCACCGGGGGCCGCAGCACCGGGGGCCGGGGCGCTGCAAGGCGTAGCCTGCGCCACACCGCTCGTGCGCGTAGGTGCCCGGCTTTATCTGCGCCGTTACTGGCAATACGAACGGCAGGTCCGCGCGGCGATCGGGTATCGGCTCACGCTGGGTGTCGAGGAGCGGGCCGCCTTGCCGCTGCCCCGACTGCGGGCGGCGCTCGACGCGCTGTTCCTGTCGGGCGCCGTCGTGCCGGGTGCCCCGTGTCCCACCGCCGCATCGCATCGTCCGGCGGACTGGCAGAAACTGGCCTGTGCGATGGCCGCGGGCCAGCGCTTCAGCATCATCACCGGCGGCCCCGGCACCGGCAAGACCACCACGGTCGTCACGCTGCTCGCACTGCTGCAAAGCATGGCGCTGCATGGCGGCGGTGCCGCACGGGCGTTGCGCATCCGGCTGGCCGCGCCCACCGGCAAGGCGGCGGCCCGCCTGAACGAATCGATCGCGCAGGCCGTGCAGCGCCTGCCGCTCGACCACTTCGCCGACGCCGAGGCGCTGCGCGCGGCCATTCCGACCGAGGTCACCACGCTGCATCGGCTCCTGGGCAGCCGCCCCGACACGCGCCATTTCCGCCACGATGCGCGCCATCCGCTGTCGCTCGACGTGCTGGTGATCGACGAAGCGTCGATGATCGATCTGGAGATGATGTCCGCGGTACTCGCCGCGCTGCCGCGGCACGCGCGGCTGGTCCTGCTCGGCGACAAGGACCAGTTGGCGTCGGTCGAGGCGGGTGCGGTGCTGGGCGAGCTGTGCCGCCACGCGCGCGAGGGGCGCTATCTTCCCGCGCAGCGCGACTGGCTCGAAGCGGCGAGCGGCGAAACCGTCGATCCCGCTTTGTTGTCGCCGGCCGGCACGCCGCTCGATCAGGCCGTCGCCATGCTGCGCGAGAGTTACCGCTTCACCGCGCACAGCGGCATCGGCCGGCTCGCGGAAGCGGTGAACGCGGGGGCGGTCCGGGAGACGCGGGCGGTCTGGTCGCATGGCTATCCGGACCTCGCGCGGATCAGCCTGCCGGTGCGCGACACCGCCGCGCCGGACAAAACCGCCGCATCGTCCCATACCGCCGCGCTGAGGGCGCTCGTCGTCGATGGCGCACCCACGCAGTTTCCGAACGCCGGACGCGACCGTCGGATGGGCGGCACGGATGGCACGGATGGCACGGGCAATGGCGCCGACATGCGACTACCGCCGCCCGTCGGCTACCGGCACTATCTTGACATTCTGCGCAAGACCCGGCCTCCATTGACCGATGGCGAGGGCGGCGTTCCACGCACCGCCGCCGAACGCCAGCAGGCATTCGACGACTGGGCGCGCAACGTTCTGGCCGCGCATGGTCGGTTCCAGGTGCTGTGCGCGCTGCGGCGCGGCGAACATGGCGTCGACGGGCTGAACCGGCGCATCGCCGCTCTCCTGTTCGCCGACCAGCTGATTTCGTCGCACGAGGGCTGGTATCTGGGGCGGCCGGTCCTCGTGACCCGCAACGATTACGGGCTCGGGTTGATGAACGGCGATATCGGCATCACGCTCGCGCTGCCGCACCAGGCGCCGGGCGAGGCGTCGCCGCGCTGGATCCTGCGCGTCGCCTTCCTGACGAGCGATGGTCGGCAGGGGATCAAATGGGTATTGCCCAGCCGCCTGCAGGCGGTCGAGACGGTCTATGCGATGACGGTCCACAAGTCGCAGGGCTCCGAATTTGCGCACGCGGCGCTGGTCCTGCCCGAGCGGCTCAATCCGATCCTGACGCGCGAGCTCGTGTACACGGGCATTACCCGCGCGCGACACTGGTTCACGCTGGCCAGCGCCGGCACGGATCATCAGGTATTCGAAGCAGCGATCGAGCGGCAGGTGCAGCGCGCCAGCGGGCTGATCGAAACGTGA
- a CDS encoding SMR family transporter: MSNYLFLAAAIVAEVIATSALKGSDSFTRFWPAVLTVVGYLLSFYLLSLTLRTIPIGIAYAIWSGTGIVLISVIAFLLYGQKLDGAALAGMGLIIAGVAVINLFSKSAGH, encoded by the coding sequence ATGTCGAATTACCTGTTTCTCGCCGCGGCGATCGTTGCCGAGGTGATCGCCACGTCCGCGTTGAAAGGCTCGGACAGCTTCACGCGGTTCTGGCCCGCGGTGCTTACCGTGGTCGGTTACCTGCTGTCTTTCTATCTGCTGTCGCTGACGCTGCGCACGATCCCGATCGGCATCGCCTACGCGATCTGGTCGGGAACCGGCATCGTGCTGATCTCGGTGATCGCCTTCCTGCTGTACGGGCAGAAGCTCGACGGCGCGGCGCTCGCCGGCATGGGGCTGATCATCGCCGGCGTCGCCGTGATCAATCTGTTCTCGAAATCCGC